The following proteins come from a genomic window of Gottfriedia acidiceleris:
- a CDS encoding AMP-binding protein — protein MANITETYQKNARLSPDKIAIHTNNNQISYKEWSQLINQTANWLHSYLLNSKTIGILLPNGIQFLQMFTAASKAGWIAVPYDMKWNVADLEKRVKLSNPSIIVTTKEMYNKIHSIHPNLKILDDILQEIAQFDPLPSMEINENLPFYVGFTSGTTGSPKAFIRSQDSWVASFDCNRFDFGLNETDQILIPGALIHSHFLYGAISTLYLGGTVILLEKFSPINVISRINSFPITTIYVVPTMIEALIREGIQVDQAIKILSSGAKWTEKSKIEFRHLFPAITIYEFFGASELSFITVLSDRDGVHKAKTVGKPCYGVELQIRRPDQELAKPNETGKIYVKSKYLINGYFEENEKTIYSIQDNDGWATVHDMGFIDEDGFLTINGREKNMILYGGINIFPEEIEKVISLHPDVEEVAVVGLSNPYWGQIVAAVIKGKSNSVELKRFCKTHLSAYKIPRKWFFQNEMPYTTSGKIARAELIKQIEMQVTNN, from the coding sequence CTAGATTGTCACCTGACAAAATTGCGATACATACGAATAATAATCAAATCAGTTATAAGGAATGGAGTCAATTAATTAATCAGACGGCAAATTGGCTACACTCTTATCTATTAAATTCGAAAACAATTGGTATCCTTTTACCAAATGGTATCCAGTTCTTGCAGATGTTTACAGCAGCGTCTAAAGCGGGTTGGATCGCTGTTCCGTATGATATGAAATGGAATGTAGCGGATTTGGAAAAAAGGGTAAAGCTGTCGAATCCTTCTATTATTGTTACAACAAAAGAAATGTACAATAAGATTCATTCGATCCATCCAAATCTGAAGATTTTAGATGATATCTTACAAGAAATTGCTCAATTTGATCCCTTACCTTCTATGGAAATAAATGAAAACCTTCCTTTCTATGTCGGATTTACTTCAGGTACAACCGGTAGTCCGAAAGCATTTATCCGTTCTCAAGATTCATGGGTTGCTAGCTTTGATTGCAATCGCTTCGACTTTGGATTAAATGAAACGGATCAAATTCTTATACCTGGAGCCTTGATTCATTCTCATTTTTTATATGGTGCAATCAGTACTTTATATTTAGGAGGAACAGTTATTCTTTTAGAAAAGTTTTCTCCTATAAATGTAATATCACGAATCAATTCTTTCCCTATTACGACTATTTATGTTGTTCCGACGATGATCGAAGCATTAATAAGAGAAGGTATTCAAGTCGATCAAGCGATTAAGATCCTTTCGTCTGGTGCAAAGTGGACCGAAAAATCTAAAATTGAATTTCGTCATTTGTTTCCTGCTATAACAATTTACGAATTTTTTGGGGCTAGCGAATTAAGCTTCATTACCGTTTTGTCGGATCGAGATGGTGTCCATAAGGCAAAAACGGTTGGAAAGCCTTGTTATGGTGTGGAGTTACAAATTCGTCGACCAGACCAAGAGTTAGCTAAACCAAATGAAACTGGAAAAATATATGTGAAAAGTAAGTATTTAATAAATGGATACTTTGAAGAAAATGAAAAAACCATTTATTCAATTCAAGATAATGACGGCTGGGCTACTGTTCATGATATGGGCTTTATTGATGAAGACGGTTTTTTAACAATAAACGGGCGTGAAAAAAATATGATTTTATACGGAGGTATTAATATATTTCCTGAAGAAATTGAAAAAGTTATTTCTCTTCATCCAGATGTTGAGGAGGTTGCAGTTGTTGGTCTTTCAAACCCGTATTGGGGCCAAATTGTTGCAGCAGTGATCAAAGGTAAATCAAATTCGGTTGAGTTAAAAAGATTTTGTAAGACACACTTATCAGCATATAAAATACCACGTAAATGGTTTTTTCAAAATGAAATGCCGTATACGACTAGCGGGAAGATCGCACGCGCAGAGCTAATTAAACAAATCGAAATGCAGGTGACTAACAATTAA
- a CDS encoding acetyl-CoA C-acyltransferase, protein MKRAVIVKAKRTPIGKKGGILRDFLPHELTAPLFKYLAKGLDEKIDDIIIGNVVGPGGNVARVSALEADLPLTVPGITIDRQCSAGLEAIRMACYLVQGGAGNCYLAGGVESSSTSPFPARARFAPDKIGDPDMGIAAENVAEKYGISKEAQDQYALLSYTRSWESQYNGHFNEEIIPVGDFDQDEVFYKKRKMEELLKRAKPVFKKNGTVTAANSCGIHDGASAVLIMEENEAIKNGLKPVLRFVDSQVSGVHPNYPGAAPIPAIRDLLSINNLTVSDIELFEINEAFSSKVLACSKELSIPTSKLNCNGGALTIGHPYGASGSIMVTKLFYEVQRRTNLESNYVVTAIGSGGGIGLAVLFEIVKQN, encoded by the coding sequence ATTAAACGAGCTGTCATTGTCAAAGCAAAGCGAACACCTATCGGAAAAAAAGGTGGAATTTTAAGAGATTTTCTACCACATGAACTTACTGCCCCTCTGTTTAAGTATTTGGCAAAGGGGTTAGATGAAAAGATTGATGACATCATTATAGGAAATGTTGTTGGCCCAGGGGGAAATGTCGCTCGGGTTTCTGCATTAGAAGCGGATCTTCCTCTAACAGTCCCGGGGATCACAATTGATCGGCAATGTAGTGCTGGTTTAGAAGCGATTCGTATGGCTTGTTACTTAGTCCAAGGTGGTGCTGGTAATTGCTATCTTGCTGGAGGAGTTGAGAGTTCTAGTACCTCCCCATTTCCTGCTAGAGCTAGATTTGCACCTGACAAGATTGGTGATCCTGACATGGGGATTGCAGCAGAAAATGTAGCTGAAAAATACGGTATCTCAAAAGAAGCTCAAGATCAATATGCATTATTAAGTTATACACGAAGCTGGGAATCTCAATATAATGGACACTTCAATGAAGAGATTATTCCAGTTGGTGATTTCGACCAAGATGAAGTATTTTACAAAAAAAGAAAAATGGAAGAACTTTTAAAAAGAGCAAAACCTGTCTTTAAAAAGAATGGTACGGTCACAGCTGCAAATAGTTGTGGCATTCATGATGGAGCCTCGGCTGTACTAATCATGGAAGAAAATGAAGCGATAAAAAACGGTTTAAAACCAGTATTACGATTTGTGGATAGTCAAGTTTCTGGTGTTCATCCTAATTATCCAGGTGCAGCACCGATCCCTGCTATTCGAGATTTATTAAGTATAAACAATTTAACAGTTTCAGATATTGAACTTTTTGAAATAAATGAGGCTTTTTCTTCAAAAGTATTAGCCTGTTCAAAAGAACTTTCCATCCCTACTTCCAAGTTGAATTGTAATGGTGGAGCATTAACGATCGGTCATCCATATGGGGCTTCTGGAAGCATCATGGTCACGAAACTTTTTTATGAAGTACAAAGAAGAACAAATTTAGAATCAAATTATGTAGTCACTGCAATTGGAAGTGGTGGTGGAATCGGATTAGCTGTCTTATTCGAAATCGTAAAACAAAATTAA
- a CDS encoding CHY zinc finger protein → MKVIGSIDLHTRCKHYHTARDIIAIKFKCCDTYYGCYYCHEENTNHEPKVWGKDEWQTKAILCGNCHEELTIQEYQDCNYKCPKCEFDFNPGCKNHYHLYFE, encoded by the coding sequence ATGAAAGTAATTGGTTCAATTGATCTACATACACGCTGTAAACATTACCATACAGCAAGAGATATCATTGCCATCAAATTCAAATGCTGTGATACATACTATGGATGTTATTATTGCCATGAGGAAAACACTAATCATGAACCAAAAGTCTGGGGTAAAGATGAATGGCAAACAAAAGCAATTCTTTGTGGTAATTGTCATGAGGAATTAACAATTCAAGAATATCAAGATTGTAACTATAAATGTCCTAAATGTGAATTTGATTTTAATCCAGGGTGTAAAAACCATTACCATTTGTATTTTGAATGA
- a CDS encoding LysE family translocator: protein MFSFILVVLMLFLIPGPAVLLTLSQTMKGGKWNGILTGIGIAVGDLIHTCASVFGLSAILMTSAFAFEIVKYLGAAYLFYLGITAIIKKSKNSKNSTEQKEVNSKLSFRQAVLIEVLNPKTALFFLAFLPQFVQHNGHPVFIQLLTLGLTFVLLSILYTTLLVLLSSVIGKKIFSKKTKGPKWMGKAIGLVYIGLGLRVALQTQS, encoded by the coding sequence ATGTTTTCATTTATTTTAGTTGTATTAATGCTATTTTTAATACCAGGTCCGGCTGTACTTTTAACATTATCCCAAACAATGAAAGGTGGGAAATGGAATGGTATCTTAACAGGTATTGGGATTGCTGTCGGTGATTTAATTCATACATGTGCATCCGTATTTGGACTTTCTGCAATTTTAATGACATCTGCATTTGCTTTTGAAATCGTCAAATATTTAGGTGCGGCTTATTTATTTTATTTAGGAATCACTGCAATCATAAAAAAGTCGAAAAACAGTAAAAATTCAACAGAACAAAAAGAAGTAAATAGTAAACTTTCTTTTCGTCAAGCAGTGCTAATAGAAGTATTAAACCCTAAAACTGCACTATTTTTCTTAGCCTTTTTACCTCAATTTGTTCAACATAATGGACATCCGGTATTCATTCAACTTTTAACTCTTGGTTTGACATTTGTATTACTTAGTATTTTATACACAACTTTACTAGTGCTTTTATCAAGTGTAATCGGTAAAAAAATCTTTAGTAAAAAAACAAAAGGACCAAAATGGATGGGGAAAGCGATTGGGTTAGTCTATATTGGGTTAGGTTTGAGAGTTGCTCTTCAAACACAATCATAA